Proteins from one Algicella marina genomic window:
- the truA gene encoding tRNA pseudouridine(38-40) synthase TruA has protein sequence MQTYALRIEYDGTPFHGWQRQESHVSVQGAIEAALAKLGEPDATVQGAGRTDAGVHATGQVAHVALQKPWSPFRLSEALNYHLRPAPVAILAAVEVGEEFHARFDAVERRYLYRILSRRAPLALERQRLWRMNYRLDTKAMRAAAAHLVGKHDFTTFRSSICQAKSPVKTLDEVSVTELETEYGWETQLRFRARSFLHNQVRSLTGTLERVGAGAWPPDQVASALAAKDRAACGPVCPPDGLYLTDVLYPSNPFAPASAH, from the coding sequence ATGCAGACCTACGCTCTCAGGATCGAGTACGACGGCACCCCGTTCCACGGCTGGCAACGGCAGGAGTCGCACGTCTCGGTGCAGGGTGCGATCGAAGCCGCGCTGGCAAAACTGGGAGAACCGGATGCCACTGTTCAAGGCGCGGGACGGACAGATGCCGGTGTCCACGCCACCGGGCAGGTCGCCCATGTGGCATTGCAAAAACCGTGGTCACCGTTCCGCCTGTCCGAGGCGCTGAATTACCACCTCCGGCCGGCCCCTGTCGCCATTCTCGCGGCCGTCGAAGTGGGCGAAGAATTTCATGCCCGCTTCGACGCGGTAGAACGGCGCTACCTCTATCGCATTCTTTCCCGCCGCGCCCCGCTTGCGCTGGAGCGTCAACGACTCTGGCGGATGAACTATCGTCTGGATACGAAGGCAATGCGCGCGGCCGCCGCCCATCTCGTCGGCAAACACGATTTCACCACTTTCCGCTCCTCCATCTGTCAGGCCAAGAGTCCGGTAAAGACACTGGACGAGGTTTCGGTCACCGAACTGGAAACGGAATACGGCTGGGAAACGCAGTTGCGTTTCCGCGCACGCAGTTTCCTGCACAACCAGGTCCGCAGCCTCACCGGCACTCTGGAGCGTGTGGGCGCCGGCGCGTGGCCACCTGATCAGGTGGCGTCGGCGCTTGCCGCCAAGGATCGGGCCGCGTGTGGCCCCGTATGCCCGCCGGACGGTCTCTACCTGACAGACGTGCTTTATCCATCCAATCCCTTCGCCCCGGCATCCGCACATTGA
- a CDS encoding YcjF family protein, whose protein sequence is MSKRPMIFETESLEPDAPSPAEVPPVPDDALPQGAMVTVVGGAARKRSFLTRFALWALTGLVTLWVSTAAYDFVLGLMQRNIWLGRLALVLVAAVALVVVLALLRELAGLARLRRVDRLQALAREALAGDRPKALDLVDALAALYRSRERLRLGVERMVSHRDQVMDADALVHLAEREICGPLDAAAVREIEAASRSVAAATALVPLALADVAVALVANIRMVRRVAEIYGGRAGTLGSLRLLRAVAAHLVATGAVAVGDDMISSVAGGGVLSKVSRRFGEGVVNGALTARVGVATMEVCRPLPFGAVPRPRVTGLVKRALTGLFGKG, encoded by the coding sequence GTGAGTAAACGGCCGATGATTTTCGAGACCGAGTCACTGGAGCCGGACGCGCCCAGCCCGGCCGAGGTTCCACCTGTGCCGGATGATGCCCTACCGCAGGGCGCGATGGTGACTGTCGTTGGCGGTGCAGCGCGCAAGCGCAGTTTCCTTACGCGCTTTGCGCTTTGGGCGCTCACCGGGTTGGTGACCCTATGGGTTTCGACGGCTGCCTACGATTTTGTGCTCGGCCTGATGCAGCGCAACATCTGGTTGGGGCGGCTTGCATTGGTTCTGGTGGCGGCGGTGGCACTGGTGGTCGTGCTGGCATTGCTGCGGGAACTGGCGGGCCTGGCGCGGCTGCGCCGTGTAGACCGATTGCAGGCACTGGCGCGGGAGGCTCTGGCCGGGGATCGGCCGAAGGCGCTGGATCTGGTCGATGCACTGGCAGCGCTTTACCGGAGCCGGGAACGGTTGCGATTGGGCGTGGAACGGATGGTCTCACACCGCGACCAGGTGATGGATGCGGATGCGCTGGTGCATCTGGCGGAGCGGGAGATCTGCGGACCGCTCGACGCGGCGGCAGTGCGCGAGATCGAAGCGGCAAGCCGCAGCGTTGCGGCAGCGACGGCGCTTGTCCCTCTGGCGCTGGCCGATGTGGCTGTGGCCCTGGTTGCGAATATCCGGATGGTGCGACGGGTGGCCGAGATCTATGGCGGCCGGGCAGGTACGCTGGGCTCGCTGCGATTGCTCCGCGCAGTGGCGGCTCATCTTGTGGCGACAGGCGCCGTAGCCGTGGGCGACGACATGATCAGTTCGGTGGCCGGTGGCGGTGTTCTTTCCAAGGTATCGCGCCGCTTCGGCGAAGGGGTCGTCAACGGCGCGCTGACGGCGCGGGTCGGCGTTGCGACAATGGAGGTCTGCCGGCCGTTGCCCTTTGGCGCGGTGCCGCGACCGCGGGTGACGGGGCTGGTGAAACGGGCGCTGACCGGATTGTTTGGCAAGGGATAG
- a CDS encoding GNAT family N-acetyltransferase gives MSGLRQADAADIGECAAILREWIEETPWFPRLYSREEDHVFLTGMIGAGQVRVSGAPAQGFMAREADYITSLYVRCGARGAGVGRALLNEAKAAEASLRLWTFAANRRARAFYEREGFRMARRTQGDNAECLPDVEYVWRREGWA, from the coding sequence ATGAGCGGGTTGCGGCAAGCCGATGCCGCCGACATCGGCGAATGCGCCGCGATCCTGCGGGAATGGATCGAAGAAACACCGTGGTTTCCGCGCCTGTACTCCCGCGAGGAAGATCATGTTTTCCTGACGGGCATGATCGGCGCCGGTCAGGTGCGGGTATCGGGCGCGCCCGCGCAGGGTTTCATGGCGCGGGAGGCGGATTACATCACCAGCCTTTATGTTCGCTGCGGCGCACGGGGCGCCGGTGTCGGCCGGGCCTTGCTGAATGAGGCCAAGGCAGCGGAGGCGAGCCTGCGCCTCTGGACCTTCGCCGCCAACCGGCGGGCGCGGGCATTCTATGAGCGGGAGGGTTTTCGGATGGCGCGGCGGACGCAGGGCGATAACGCGGAATGCCTGCCGGACGTGGAGTATGTCTGGCGGCGGGAGGGTTGGGCGTGA
- a CDS encoding GvpL/GvpF family gas vesicle protein, which translates to MMRNPAWVVHGIVWRSLDQPVGVPVHRRVCRGDLVLLASVSRMHTPEAVRFPPETEPRRLDDNRTWQRQEAEAALRHSTLLNGYSAAGGVLPFYYGCIVGSCAGLTDLLAQNAGRYRALLRRVDGCTEIHIVVRSKTGSVRAPEQREHAGGEAETARLRTARKLREVAKSTMLQSLIGAVAPLAREVIEGPLRPARPDLMLEAELLVSRRMLRRLTELVKSYALHLEGLDCVVEITGPWPPYAFGHPAGLQTKSVTNEE; encoded by the coding sequence ATGATGCGGAATCCCGCGTGGGTCGTGCATGGCATCGTCTGGCGCTCGCTGGACCAGCCTGTCGGTGTGCCGGTGCATCGGCGGGTCTGTCGGGGAGATCTGGTGCTGCTGGCAAGCGTCAGCCGAATGCACACCCCGGAAGCGGTGCGTTTCCCACCCGAAACGGAGCCGCGACGCCTAGACGACAATCGAACCTGGCAACGACAGGAAGCGGAGGCAGCGCTGCGGCATTCGACACTGCTGAACGGTTATTCTGCCGCCGGAGGGGTTTTGCCATTTTACTATGGGTGCATCGTCGGGAGTTGCGCCGGCCTTACAGACCTTCTGGCCCAGAACGCCGGGCGTTACCGGGCGCTGCTTCGGCGGGTCGATGGCTGCACGGAAATACATATCGTGGTGCGGAGCAAGACCGGATCGGTCCGCGCACCCGAACAGCGGGAACATGCCGGCGGTGAGGCAGAGACGGCGCGTCTGCGCACTGCCCGAAAGCTGCGTGAAGTGGCGAAGTCGACAATGCTGCAGTCCCTGATCGGTGCCGTCGCCCCCCTTGCGCGAGAAGTAATCGAGGGACCTTTGCGGCCAGCACGGCCGGACCTGATGCTGGAGGCCGAACTGCTGGTCAGCCGTCGGATGTTGCGCCGGCTGACGGAGCTTGTGAAGTCCTATGCGCTGCATCTTGAGGGGCTGGACTGCGTCGTGGAGATAACGGGCCCATGGCCACCATATGCCTTTGGTCACCCGGCCGGCCTGCAGACAAAATCCGTGACGAATGAGGAATGA
- a CDS encoding YcjX family protein — protein sequence MAGFWDITNAVSRTLEDAQSGVEEMLFEPVIRLGVTGLSRAGKTVFITSLVANLLDRGRMPQLRAAAEGRILTAFLQPQPNDAVARFAFEDHLAALTGPEPYWPEGTRSISQLRLSLRVRPSGMLSGLRGPRTIHLDIVDYPGEWLLDLPLLEQSYGNWAAETIALARTDSRIEHARPWLDVLDTADGAAVLDEREAQRQAEAFRGYLRTAREAGLSAVAPGRFLMPGDLEGSPALTFAPLPEPVKSRGNSLHATFARRFDAYKRIVVKPFYRDHFAKIDRQIVLVDALGAINAGPQAVEDLRQAMAAILMSFRPGRNSWLSSVLGRRVEKILFAATKADHLHHSQHAALAAITEELLDDARRRADFRGAKTEAMSIAALRATIEETVRHDGAALDCVRGRLLDGGREVAMYAGDLPKDPGALLVPARQGAAKWLDAEYGIMKFAPPRVALAPDEGPPHIRLDRATEFLIGDRLA from the coding sequence ATGGCCGGGTTCTGGGATATCACGAATGCCGTCAGCCGGACGCTGGAGGATGCGCAGTCGGGCGTCGAGGAGATGTTGTTCGAGCCGGTGATCCGCCTTGGCGTCACCGGGCTGTCGCGGGCGGGCAAGACGGTGTTCATCACCAGCCTGGTCGCCAACCTGCTGGATCGGGGGCGGATGCCGCAACTCAGGGCTGCGGCCGAAGGCCGGATCCTGACGGCATTCCTGCAGCCGCAACCCAATGATGCGGTGGCTCGCTTTGCCTTTGAAGACCATCTGGCAGCGTTGACGGGGCCGGAGCCGTACTGGCCGGAAGGCACGCGCAGCATCAGCCAGTTGCGACTGTCGCTGCGGGTACGGCCCTCTGGCATGTTGAGCGGGCTTCGGGGGCCGCGGACGATCCATCTCGATATTGTCGATTATCCAGGGGAATGGCTGCTGGACCTGCCGTTGCTGGAGCAATCCTACGGCAACTGGGCGGCGGAGACGATTGCCCTTGCACGGACGGACTCGCGCATCGAACACGCAAGGCCGTGGCTGGACGTGCTGGACACCGCGGATGGAGCGGCGGTGCTGGACGAGCGCGAGGCGCAGCGGCAGGCGGAGGCATTTCGTGGCTACCTGCGTACGGCCCGGGAGGCAGGCCTGTCGGCAGTGGCACCGGGGCGGTTCCTGATGCCGGGTGATCTTGAAGGTTCGCCGGCGCTGACCTTCGCGCCGTTGCCGGAGCCGGTGAAGAGCCGGGGCAATTCCCTGCACGCCACGTTCGCGCGGCGGTTCGATGCCTACAAGCGGATCGTAGTCAAGCCGTTCTACCGCGATCATTTCGCGAAGATCGACCGCCAGATCGTGCTGGTTGACGCCCTGGGGGCGATCAACGCCGGACCGCAGGCAGTGGAAGACCTGCGGCAGGCGATGGCCGCGATCCTGATGAGTTTCCGGCCCGGTCGGAACAGCTGGCTTTCGTCGGTTCTGGGCAGGCGGGTGGAGAAGATTCTGTTCGCTGCGACCAAGGCGGACCACCTGCACCACAGCCAGCACGCCGCGCTGGCGGCGATCACCGAGGAACTGCTGGACGATGCCCGGCGGCGCGCCGACTTCCGGGGTGCGAAAACCGAAGCGATGAGCATCGCTGCCCTGCGGGCGACGATAGAAGAGACGGTTCGCCACGATGGCGCAGCGCTGGATTGTGTGCGCGGACGGCTGCTGGATGGCGGCCGCGAAGTGGCGATGTACGCGGGCGATCTACCGAAAGATCCAGGTGCCTTGCTGGTACCGGCGCGACAGGGGGCGGCAAAATGGCTGGATGCGGAATACGGCATCATGAAATTCGCGCCGCCGCGTGTAGCCCTGGCCCCGGACGAGGGACCTCCGCACATTCGTCTGGACAGGGCGACTGAGTTTCTGATCGGGGACAGGCTGGCATGA
- a CDS encoding TetR/AcrR family transcriptional regulator, whose protein sequence is MSDTKKLGRPRNFDYDTALLSAMKVFWEKGYDGASLRDLTSAMGITGPSLYAAFGDKSELYLKTIDHYASADACTPLVALEREEDIAEALHAFLSEVIRSATDHASGAKGCYIASSVVAVAGQVQGVSERVQAVITEAENRLTARFQKEVDKGTLPPGFPARARAAMLFDLRQGYMFRGRAGWSNEQMMKDVPDRVRMLLAE, encoded by the coding sequence TTGAGTGATACAAAAAAATTGGGGCGCCCGCGAAATTTCGACTATGACACCGCTTTGCTGAGCGCCATGAAAGTGTTCTGGGAGAAAGGCTACGATGGCGCATCACTGCGCGACCTGACGTCGGCGATGGGCATCACCGGGCCAAGTCTCTACGCTGCGTTCGGCGACAAATCGGAGCTCTACCTCAAGACGATTGACCACTACGCCTCGGCCGATGCGTGCACGCCACTCGTTGCGCTGGAACGCGAAGAGGACATTGCGGAGGCCCTTCACGCTTTCCTGTCGGAGGTCATCCGGTCCGCCACAGATCACGCTAGCGGGGCGAAGGGCTGCTACATCGCTTCCAGCGTCGTCGCCGTCGCCGGTCAGGTGCAAGGCGTATCAGAACGGGTGCAAGCCGTTATCACGGAAGCGGAGAACCGGTTGACGGCACGTTTTCAAAAGGAAGTCGACAAGGGCACATTACCGCCGGGCTTTCCGGCGCGTGCGCGGGCCGCGATGCTCTTCGATCTCAGACAGGGTTACATGTTCAGGGGTCGGGCGGGATGGTCGAACGAGCAGATGATGAAAGATGTTCCTGACCGGGTTCGCATGTTGCTTGCCGAATAG
- the ileS gene encoding isoleucine--tRNA ligase, whose protein sequence is MCADTPDYKDTLSLPQTEFPMRAGLPKREPEWLERWKKLDIYHRLRAQEGREPFVLHDGPPYANGNLHIGHALNKVLKDMVVRSQQMMGRDSRYVPGWDCHGLPIEWKIEEQYRAKGRDKDDVPVVELRQECRKFAEGWVDIQREEFKRLGVTGNWDDPYLTMAFEAEATIADEFMKFLMNGTLYQGSKPVMWSPVEKTALAEAEVEYKDKESFTIWVKFPVLRGGNAEMPLDEEGGDFDGANQAILAEDLHHASVVIWTTTPWTIPSNKGVVFREDIDYGLYEVTARPEECWADVGEKFVLADRQADAVMKSARLEPDMYRRLRSVSATELTGLKLAHPLAGVDGGSGEWDMPRDFRHAPFVTDDEGTGFVHCAPSHGMEEFELYRDAGMLEEVLTYNVMDDGSFRTDLPLFGGKAILKANGKEGDANKAVIDALVAAGKLLARGKIKHSYPHSWRSKAPVIYRNTPQWFASVDREINDGQDTYGKSIRERALRSIDELVTWTPRTGRNRIYSMIESRPDWVLSRQRAWGVPLTCFVRKGALPTDGDFLLRDEAVNARIRAAFAEEGADAWYADGAKERFLGNDYKADEWEQVFDVLDVWFDSGSTHAFVLRDRADGAPDGIADLYLEGTDQHRGWFHSSMLQACGTKGRAPYKGVLTHGFTLDEKGMKMSKSLGNTIVPQKVVDQYGADILRLWVAQTDYTADQRIGPEILKGTADSYRRLRNTLRFLLGNLNGFSEEEKVAPSEMPELERWVLHRLAVLDAEVRDGYGRYAFQSVFQSLFQFCTVELSSVYFDIRKDVLYCDAADSLRRRAARTVLDILFHRLVTWLAPVLVFTMEEVWLERFPGDESSVHLVDFPVTPADWRDDALAEKWAAVRSVRRVVTAALEVQRRDKVIGSSLEAAPVVQLADPSLAAVVRSVDMDDVCITSGLSVVEGEPQADAFRLDDPAIGVVFAKADGEKCQRCWKILPDVGSHAHAGVCQRCDEALG, encoded by the coding sequence ATGTGCGCCGATACACCCGACTATAAAGACACCCTTTCCCTGCCCCAGACCGAATTTCCGATGCGGGCGGGCCTGCCAAAGCGTGAGCCCGAATGGCTGGAGCGCTGGAAGAAACTGGACATCTATCATCGCCTGCGGGCGCAGGAGGGGCGGGAGCCCTTCGTGCTGCATGATGGTCCGCCCTATGCCAATGGCAACCTGCATATCGGCCACGCGCTGAACAAGGTGCTGAAGGACATGGTTGTCCGCAGCCAGCAGATGATGGGCCGCGACAGCCGCTACGTGCCGGGCTGGGATTGCCACGGCCTGCCGATCGAGTGGAAGATCGAGGAGCAGTACCGTGCCAAGGGCCGCGACAAGGACGATGTTCCGGTTGTCGAGTTGCGTCAGGAGTGTCGCAAGTTTGCCGAAGGATGGGTCGACATCCAGCGCGAGGAATTCAAGCGGCTGGGCGTGACCGGCAACTGGGACGATCCATACCTGACCATGGCCTTCGAGGCCGAGGCTACGATTGCCGATGAATTCATGAAGTTCCTGATGAATGGCACGCTCTATCAGGGCTCCAAGCCGGTAATGTGGTCGCCGGTGGAGAAGACGGCGCTGGCCGAGGCGGAGGTAGAGTACAAGGACAAGGAAAGCTTCACCATCTGGGTCAAATTCCCGGTCTTGCGTGGTGGCAACGCCGAAATGCCGCTGGATGAGGAAGGCGGCGATTTCGATGGTGCCAACCAGGCGATCCTTGCGGAGGACCTGCACCATGCATCGGTTGTGATCTGGACGACGACACCGTGGACGATCCCGTCCAACAAGGGCGTCGTCTTCCGGGAAGACATCGACTACGGCCTGTACGAGGTTACCGCGCGGCCGGAGGAGTGCTGGGCCGATGTTGGCGAGAAATTCGTGCTGGCGGACCGGCAGGCGGACGCGGTGATGAAGTCTGCGCGGCTGGAGCCGGATATGTACCGCCGTCTGCGCAGCGTTTCGGCCACGGAGCTGACCGGGCTGAAGCTGGCGCATCCGCTGGCCGGTGTCGATGGCGGCAGCGGCGAATGGGATATGCCTCGCGATTTCCGCCACGCGCCGTTCGTGACCGATGACGAGGGCACCGGCTTCGTGCATTGCGCACCGAGCCACGGGATGGAGGAGTTCGAACTCTACCGCGATGCCGGGATGTTGGAAGAGGTGTTGACCTACAACGTCATGGACGATGGCAGCTTCCGCACCGATCTGCCGCTGTTCGGCGGCAAGGCGATCCTGAAGGCCAATGGCAAGGAAGGCGATGCCAACAAGGCGGTGATTGACGCACTTGTAGCAGCAGGCAAACTGCTGGCACGTGGTAAAATCAAGCACAGCTATCCGCATTCGTGGCGATCCAAGGCACCGGTGATCTATCGCAACACGCCGCAGTGGTTCGCATCCGTCGATCGGGAGATCAATGACGGGCAGGATACCTATGGCAAGAGTATCCGTGAACGGGCGCTGCGCTCCATCGACGAGTTGGTGACATGGACGCCGAGGACCGGACGCAACCGGATCTACTCCATGATCGAATCGCGCCCCGACTGGGTGCTGTCACGCCAGCGGGCCTGGGGTGTGCCGCTGACTTGTTTCGTGCGCAAGGGCGCGCTGCCGACGGATGGTGACTTCCTGCTGCGAGACGAAGCTGTCAATGCCCGGATCCGGGCGGCGTTCGCCGAAGAGGGTGCGGATGCGTGGTACGCTGACGGCGCAAAGGAGCGTTTCCTCGGCAATGACTACAAGGCTGACGAGTGGGAACAGGTGTTCGATGTACTCGACGTCTGGTTCGACAGCGGCTCGACCCACGCCTTCGTGCTGCGTGATCGCGCAGATGGCGCGCCGGACGGAATCGCCGACCTTTATCTTGAGGGCACGGACCAACATCGTGGCTGGTTCCACTCCTCGATGCTGCAGGCCTGCGGCACCAAGGGCCGCGCGCCCTACAAGGGTGTGCTGACGCACGGGTTCACGCTGGACGAGAAGGGCATGAAGATGTCCAAGTCCCTCGGCAATACCATTGTGCCGCAGAAGGTCGTGGACCAGTACGGCGCCGATATCCTGCGGTTGTGGGTGGCGCAGACAGACTATACAGCCGACCAGCGAATCGGTCCGGAGATCCTGAAAGGCACTGCGGACAGCTATCGCCGCCTGCGAAATACGCTGCGCTTCCTGCTTGGCAATCTCAACGGATTTTCCGAGGAAGAGAAAGTCGCTCCGTCGGAGATGCCGGAACTGGAGCGCTGGGTGCTGCATCGGCTGGCGGTGCTGGATGCCGAGGTGCGGGACGGTTACGGGCGCTATGCCTTCCAGAGCGTGTTTCAGAGCCTGTTCCAGTTCTGCACGGTCGAGCTTTCGTCCGTGTATTTCGATATCCGCAAGGACGTGCTCTATTGTGACGCAGCCGACAGCCTGCGGCGGCGCGCGGCGCGGACGGTGCTGGACATCCTGTTCCACCGGCTGGTGACCTGGCTGGCACCGGTGCTGGTGTTCACAATGGAAGAAGTCTGGCTGGAGCGGTTCCCGGGCGACGAAAGCTCCGTCCATCTTGTCGACTTTCCTGTCACTCCGGCGGACTGGCGCGACGACGCACTGGCGGAGAAATGGGCGGCGGTGCGATCCGTGCGGCGGGTGGTCACGGCAGCGTTGGAGGTTCAGCGGCGAGACAAGGTCATCGGCTCTTCGTTGGAGGCGGCACCGGTGGTGCAGCTTGCCGATCCGTCGCTGGCGGCGGTGGTTCGCAGTGTCGATATGGACGACGTGTGCATCACGTCCGGTCTCTCGGTTGTCGAGGGCGAGCCGCAGGCAGATGCTTTCCGTCTCGACGATCCAGCCATCGGGGTGGTTTTCGCCAAGGCCGACGGCGAGAAGTGCCAGCGCTGCTGGAAAATCCTGCCGGACGTGGGCAGTCACGCACATGCCGGTGTTTGTCAGCGGTGCGACGAGGCACTCGGCTGA